The Sesamum indicum cultivar Zhongzhi No. 13 linkage group LG6, S_indicum_v1.0, whole genome shotgun sequence genome has a segment encoding these proteins:
- the LOC105164140 gene encoding probable NOT transcription complex subunit VIP2 isoform X3 — MSGILSSGLNGSNSNLPDNTGRAFATSFSAQSGSSGAVLNQSGGNIQGLHNIHGNFNMSNMPGPYASRNSANLAGLPNGVQQAPGSVSNGRYTINSLPNALSQLSLGSSHGHSGVTNTGGPGVLTNIGNSGRITNSIGGLVGGGNTSRAPQVVSILGNSYSGAGVPLSQNQFQAGNNNFSFMALLNDSNAHDNATFDVNDFPQLSGRPPSAGGSHGQIGLMQKHNIGFGQQNQEFSIQNEDFPALPGYKGGLNVGGSAEYTVNAHQKEQIHDSMANLMQSQQLSMGRSSGFNFGGSYSSHHPQQHRASSINGTGVSYLTSGNQDLHFHGPEQYQQFQQSQSRFINPFRDKEMKSTQGSQSVPDQYGMLGLLSIIKMVNPALTSLALGIDLTTLGLNLNSSETLHKKFASPWSDEPVRGEPEYSVPECYYAKQTPPLKQTYFARFRPETLFYIFYSMPKDEAQLFAANELCNRGWFYHRELRLWFTRVKNMEPLVKTNTYERGCYFCFDPNTWQTARKDNFVLHYEMVEKRPALPQQ; from the exons ATGTCAGGGATACTCAGt TCAGGATTGAACGGATCGAATTCAAACCTTCCAGATAACACTGGAAGAGCTTTTGCAACTTCCTTTTCTGCTCAGTCTGGTTCCTCCGGCGCTGTTCTAAATCAATCTGGTG GAAACATTCAAGGGCTTCACAACATCCATGGTAACTTCAACATGTCAAACATGCCGGGCCCATATGCATCAAGAAATTCGGCGAATCTTGCTGGTCTTCCTAATGGTGTCCAACAAGCTCCAGGAAGTGTGTCTAATGGGAGATACACTATAAATAGTCTTCCTAATGCACTTTCTCAG CTCTCTCTTGGAAGTTCACATGGACATTCAGGTGTTACAAATACTGGGG GCCCCGGCGTGCTTACAAATATTGGAAATTCAGGGCGAATAACAAATTCTATAGGTGGTCTTGTGGGTGGGGGCAATACTTCAAGAG CTCCGCAGGTTGTATCTATTCTAGGCAATTCATATTCCGGTGCTGGTGTGCCTCTCTCCCAAAACCAATTTCAAGCTGGGAATAATAACTTTAGTTTCATGGCATTGCTAAATGACTCGAATGCCCATGATAATGCTACCTTTGATGTAAATGACTTTCCCCAGCTATCTGGGCGCCCTCCTTCGGCTGGTGGCTCTCATGGTCAAATAG GTTTGATGCAAAAACATAACATTGGTTTCGGCCAACAGAACCAAGAATTCAGCATTCAGAATGAAGATTTCCCTGCTTTGCCGGGATATAAAG GTGGGCTTAACGTTGGAGGTAGTGCTGAATATACTGTAAACGCACaccaaaaagaacaaattcaTGACAGTATGGCAAATTTAATGCAGTCCCAGCAACTATCT ATGGGACGATCTTCTGGTTTTAATTTTGGGGGCTCATATTCATCACATCATCCTCAGCAACATCGTGCTTCGTCAATAAATGGCACTGGGGTTTCCTATCTAACATCAGGCAATCAAGATCTTCATTTCCATGGTCCTGAG CAGTACCAGCAATTCCAGCAGTCGCAATCTCGTTTCATCAATCCATTCAGAGATAAAGAGATGAAATCGACTCAGGGATCCCAGAGTGTGCCTGATCAATATGGGATGCTTGGTTTATTGAGCATCATAAAAATGGTCAATCCAGCATTAACCTCTCTTGCTCTGGGAATTGATCTGACCACTCTTGGTctgaatttaaattcatctGAGACACTTCACAAGAAGTTTGCATCTCCCTGGTCTGATGAACCTGTCAGAGGAGAGCCAGAGTACAGTGTTCCTGAGTGTTATTATGCTAAACAAACTCCTCCATTGAAG CAAACTTACTTTGCAAGATTCCGGCCAGAAACACTGTTTTATATCTTTTACAG CATGCCAAAAGATGAGGCGCAACTCTTTGCAGCAAATGAACT TTGCAATCGAGGATGGTTCTATCACAGAGAACTCCGCTTGTGGTTCACCAGGGTGAAGAATATGGAACCTCTTGTCAAGACAAACACTTACGAGAGAGGTTGCTACTTCTGTTTCGATCCCAACACCTGGCAGACTGCAAGAAAG GATAACTTCGTCCTGCATTATGAAATGGTCGAGAAAAGACCCGCTCTCCCTCAGCAGTAG
- the LOC105164140 gene encoding probable NOT transcription complex subunit VIP2 isoform X2 has protein sequence MSGILSSGLNGSNSNLPDNTGRAFATSFSAQSGSSGAVLNQSGGNIQGLHNIHGNFNMSNMPGPYASRNSANLAGLPNGVQQAPGSVSNGRYTINSLPNALSQLSLGSSHGHSGVTNTGGPGVLTNIGNSGRITNSIGGLVGGGNTSRGASSAGVANIPGLASRLNLTAPQVVSILGNSYSGAGVPLSQNQFQAGNNNFSFMALLNDSNAHDNATFDVNDFPQLSGRPPSAGGSHGQIGLMQKHNIGFGQQNQEFSIQNEDFPALPGYKGGLNVGGSAEYTVNAHQKEQIHDSMANLMQSQQLSMGRSSGFNFGGSYSSHHPQQHRASSINGTGVSYLTSGNQDLHFHGPEYQQFQQSQSRFINPFRDKEMKSTQGSQSVPDQYGMLGLLSIIKMVNPALTSLALGIDLTTLGLNLNSSETLHKKFASPWSDEPVRGEPEYSVPECYYAKQTPPLKQTYFARFRPETLFYIFYSMPKDEAQLFAANELCNRGWFYHRELRLWFTRVKNMEPLVKTNTYERGCYFCFDPNTWQTARKDNFVLHYEMVEKRPALPQQ, from the exons ATGTCAGGGATACTCAGt TCAGGATTGAACGGATCGAATTCAAACCTTCCAGATAACACTGGAAGAGCTTTTGCAACTTCCTTTTCTGCTCAGTCTGGTTCCTCCGGCGCTGTTCTAAATCAATCTGGTG GAAACATTCAAGGGCTTCACAACATCCATGGTAACTTCAACATGTCAAACATGCCGGGCCCATATGCATCAAGAAATTCGGCGAATCTTGCTGGTCTTCCTAATGGTGTCCAACAAGCTCCAGGAAGTGTGTCTAATGGGAGATACACTATAAATAGTCTTCCTAATGCACTTTCTCAG CTCTCTCTTGGAAGTTCACATGGACATTCAGGTGTTACAAATACTGGGG GCCCCGGCGTGCTTACAAATATTGGAAATTCAGGGCGAATAACAAATTCTATAGGTGGTCTTGTGGGTGGGGGCAATACTTCAAGAGGTGCGAGTTCTGCTGGGGTTGCAAACATCCCTGGTCTTGCTTCTCGCTTGAACTTGACTG CTCCGCAGGTTGTATCTATTCTAGGCAATTCATATTCCGGTGCTGGTGTGCCTCTCTCCCAAAACCAATTTCAAGCTGGGAATAATAACTTTAGTTTCATGGCATTGCTAAATGACTCGAATGCCCATGATAATGCTACCTTTGATGTAAATGACTTTCCCCAGCTATCTGGGCGCCCTCCTTCGGCTGGTGGCTCTCATGGTCAAATAG GTTTGATGCAAAAACATAACATTGGTTTCGGCCAACAGAACCAAGAATTCAGCATTCAGAATGAAGATTTCCCTGCTTTGCCGGGATATAAAG GTGGGCTTAACGTTGGAGGTAGTGCTGAATATACTGTAAACGCACaccaaaaagaacaaattcaTGACAGTATGGCAAATTTAATGCAGTCCCAGCAACTATCT ATGGGACGATCTTCTGGTTTTAATTTTGGGGGCTCATATTCATCACATCATCCTCAGCAACATCGTGCTTCGTCAATAAATGGCACTGGGGTTTCCTATCTAACATCAGGCAATCAAGATCTTCATTTCCATGGTCCTGAG TACCAGCAATTCCAGCAGTCGCAATCTCGTTTCATCAATCCATTCAGAGATAAAGAGATGAAATCGACTCAGGGATCCCAGAGTGTGCCTGATCAATATGGGATGCTTGGTTTATTGAGCATCATAAAAATGGTCAATCCAGCATTAACCTCTCTTGCTCTGGGAATTGATCTGACCACTCTTGGTctgaatttaaattcatctGAGACACTTCACAAGAAGTTTGCATCTCCCTGGTCTGATGAACCTGTCAGAGGAGAGCCAGAGTACAGTGTTCCTGAGTGTTATTATGCTAAACAAACTCCTCCATTGAAG CAAACTTACTTTGCAAGATTCCGGCCAGAAACACTGTTTTATATCTTTTACAG CATGCCAAAAGATGAGGCGCAACTCTTTGCAGCAAATGAACT TTGCAATCGAGGATGGTTCTATCACAGAGAACTCCGCTTGTGGTTCACCAGGGTGAAGAATATGGAACCTCTTGTCAAGACAAACACTTACGAGAGAGGTTGCTACTTCTGTTTCGATCCCAACACCTGGCAGACTGCAAGAAAG GATAACTTCGTCCTGCATTATGAAATGGTCGAGAAAAGACCCGCTCTCCCTCAGCAGTAG
- the LOC105164140 gene encoding probable NOT transcription complex subunit VIP2 isoform X1: protein MSGILSSGLNGSNSNLPDNTGRAFATSFSAQSGSSGAVLNQSGGNIQGLHNIHGNFNMSNMPGPYASRNSANLAGLPNGVQQAPGSVSNGRYTINSLPNALSQLSLGSSHGHSGVTNTGGPGVLTNIGNSGRITNSIGGLVGGGNTSRGASSAGVANIPGLASRLNLTAPQVVSILGNSYSGAGVPLSQNQFQAGNNNFSFMALLNDSNAHDNATFDVNDFPQLSGRPPSAGGSHGQIGLMQKHNIGFGQQNQEFSIQNEDFPALPGYKGGLNVGGSAEYTVNAHQKEQIHDSMANLMQSQQLSMGRSSGFNFGGSYSSHHPQQHRASSINGTGVSYLTSGNQDLHFHGPEQYQQFQQSQSRFINPFRDKEMKSTQGSQSVPDQYGMLGLLSIIKMVNPALTSLALGIDLTTLGLNLNSSETLHKKFASPWSDEPVRGEPEYSVPECYYAKQTPPLKQTYFARFRPETLFYIFYSMPKDEAQLFAANELCNRGWFYHRELRLWFTRVKNMEPLVKTNTYERGCYFCFDPNTWQTARKDNFVLHYEMVEKRPALPQQ from the exons ATGTCAGGGATACTCAGt TCAGGATTGAACGGATCGAATTCAAACCTTCCAGATAACACTGGAAGAGCTTTTGCAACTTCCTTTTCTGCTCAGTCTGGTTCCTCCGGCGCTGTTCTAAATCAATCTGGTG GAAACATTCAAGGGCTTCACAACATCCATGGTAACTTCAACATGTCAAACATGCCGGGCCCATATGCATCAAGAAATTCGGCGAATCTTGCTGGTCTTCCTAATGGTGTCCAACAAGCTCCAGGAAGTGTGTCTAATGGGAGATACACTATAAATAGTCTTCCTAATGCACTTTCTCAG CTCTCTCTTGGAAGTTCACATGGACATTCAGGTGTTACAAATACTGGGG GCCCCGGCGTGCTTACAAATATTGGAAATTCAGGGCGAATAACAAATTCTATAGGTGGTCTTGTGGGTGGGGGCAATACTTCAAGAGGTGCGAGTTCTGCTGGGGTTGCAAACATCCCTGGTCTTGCTTCTCGCTTGAACTTGACTG CTCCGCAGGTTGTATCTATTCTAGGCAATTCATATTCCGGTGCTGGTGTGCCTCTCTCCCAAAACCAATTTCAAGCTGGGAATAATAACTTTAGTTTCATGGCATTGCTAAATGACTCGAATGCCCATGATAATGCTACCTTTGATGTAAATGACTTTCCCCAGCTATCTGGGCGCCCTCCTTCGGCTGGTGGCTCTCATGGTCAAATAG GTTTGATGCAAAAACATAACATTGGTTTCGGCCAACAGAACCAAGAATTCAGCATTCAGAATGAAGATTTCCCTGCTTTGCCGGGATATAAAG GTGGGCTTAACGTTGGAGGTAGTGCTGAATATACTGTAAACGCACaccaaaaagaacaaattcaTGACAGTATGGCAAATTTAATGCAGTCCCAGCAACTATCT ATGGGACGATCTTCTGGTTTTAATTTTGGGGGCTCATATTCATCACATCATCCTCAGCAACATCGTGCTTCGTCAATAAATGGCACTGGGGTTTCCTATCTAACATCAGGCAATCAAGATCTTCATTTCCATGGTCCTGAG CAGTACCAGCAATTCCAGCAGTCGCAATCTCGTTTCATCAATCCATTCAGAGATAAAGAGATGAAATCGACTCAGGGATCCCAGAGTGTGCCTGATCAATATGGGATGCTTGGTTTATTGAGCATCATAAAAATGGTCAATCCAGCATTAACCTCTCTTGCTCTGGGAATTGATCTGACCACTCTTGGTctgaatttaaattcatctGAGACACTTCACAAGAAGTTTGCATCTCCCTGGTCTGATGAACCTGTCAGAGGAGAGCCAGAGTACAGTGTTCCTGAGTGTTATTATGCTAAACAAACTCCTCCATTGAAG CAAACTTACTTTGCAAGATTCCGGCCAGAAACACTGTTTTATATCTTTTACAG CATGCCAAAAGATGAGGCGCAACTCTTTGCAGCAAATGAACT TTGCAATCGAGGATGGTTCTATCACAGAGAACTCCGCTTGTGGTTCACCAGGGTGAAGAATATGGAACCTCTTGTCAAGACAAACACTTACGAGAGAGGTTGCTACTTCTGTTTCGATCCCAACACCTGGCAGACTGCAAGAAAG GATAACTTCGTCCTGCATTATGAAATGGTCGAGAAAAGACCCGCTCTCCCTCAGCAGTAG